Proteins encoded together in one Halalkaliarchaeum sp. AArc-CO window:
- a CDS encoding DUF5813 family protein, with the protein MNELPERVRRAFRDHSAFEPTPDPHQFRYTTTPFEATVEPTASGTGEDAVVTFHLTVRVPMLDEVTGDHVADVVEDGWYETFELRVADVGGVLKADRDVSPSVRRSIDDEETRIAVVEASLEDRNVRRGVGDAAAIADYVEGTYVQGIIPGYDYESPVSEILSDAHATGGSDETSYPAE; encoded by the coding sequence ATGAACGAACTCCCCGAACGCGTCCGACGCGCGTTCCGCGACCACTCCGCGTTCGAACCGACGCCGGACCCCCACCAGTTCCGGTACACGACGACCCCCTTCGAGGCGACCGTCGAACCTACCGCGTCCGGGACGGGCGAGGACGCCGTGGTCACCTTTCACCTGACAGTCCGGGTGCCGATGCTCGACGAGGTCACCGGCGATCACGTGGCCGACGTCGTCGAGGACGGCTGGTACGAGACGTTCGAACTCCGCGTTGCAGACGTCGGCGGCGTCCTGAAAGCCGACCGCGACGTCTCCCCGTCGGTTCGGCGGTCGATCGACGACGAGGAAACCCGGATCGCCGTCGTGGAAGCGAGTCTTGAAGATCGGAACGTCCGTCGGGGCGTCGGCGACGCCGCCGCGATCGCTGACTACGTCGAGGGAACCTACGTCCAGGGGATCATCCCCGGATACGACTACGAATCCCCAGTCTCCGAGATCCTCTCGGACGCGCACGCGACGGGTGGAAGCGACGAGACGTCCTATCCCGCCGAGTAA
- a CDS encoding inorganic phosphate transporter codes for MIGIEAAATFLIAGIASLFMAWAIGAGSSGSTPFAPAVGANAISVLRAGLVVGVLGFLGAVLQGANVTEAVGTELIGGVTLTATAAIVALVVAATLVAVGVFSGYPIATAFTVTGAVVGVGLALGGDPAWAKYAEILALWILTPFVGGGVAYGTVKLLDAKWLDERRVTAALAGVVGAVLANVGFAVLGPAGEDGSIAETLAASVSLPSAAGIDLGVPAATLGVALLAAGLLGADLRRDFVGGQRRFLLVMGGLVAFSAGGSQVGLAIGPLVPLFDGSGVPLWALLFGGGFGLLLGSWTGAPRMIKAIAQDYASMGPRRSIAALIPSFAIAQTAVAFGIPVSFNEIIVSAIVGAGYAAGQAGVSRRKMGYTVLAWVGSLALALALGFGIFSVAELIFA; via the coding sequence ATGATCGGGATCGAAGCAGCCGCGACCTTCCTGATCGCCGGGATCGCGAGCCTCTTTATGGCGTGGGCGATCGGCGCCGGCTCCTCGGGGTCGACGCCGTTCGCGCCGGCGGTCGGGGCGAACGCGATCTCGGTCCTCCGGGCCGGGCTGGTCGTGGGCGTGCTCGGCTTTCTCGGCGCCGTCCTCCAGGGTGCGAACGTGACCGAGGCAGTGGGCACGGAGCTGATCGGCGGAGTTACCCTCACCGCAACCGCGGCGATCGTCGCGCTCGTCGTCGCGGCCACACTGGTCGCCGTCGGCGTGTTCAGCGGCTATCCGATCGCCACCGCCTTCACCGTCACCGGCGCGGTCGTCGGTGTCGGGCTCGCACTCGGTGGCGACCCCGCCTGGGCGAAGTACGCAGAGATCCTTGCGCTGTGGATCCTCACCCCCTTCGTCGGCGGCGGGGTCGCCTATGGCACCGTCAAACTGCTCGACGCCAAGTGGCTCGACGAACGTCGGGTGACGGCCGCCCTCGCCGGGGTCGTCGGCGCCGTTCTGGCCAACGTCGGCTTCGCCGTGCTCGGGCCGGCGGGCGAGGACGGCTCGATCGCCGAGACACTCGCGGCGTCGGTCTCGCTGCCGAGCGCCGCGGGGATCGACCTCGGCGTGCCGGCGGCGACGCTCGGAGTCGCCCTGCTTGCGGCGGGACTCCTCGGCGCGGATCTGCGACGCGATTTCGTGGGTGGACAGCGTCGATTTCTCCTCGTAATGGGGGGGCTCGTCGCATTTTCGGCCGGCGGGTCGCAGGTCGGGCTCGCCATCGGCCCGCTCGTGCCGCTGTTCGACGGCAGCGGGGTTCCCCTCTGGGCGCTTTTGTTCGGGGGTGGGTTCGGCCTGCTGCTCGGGTCCTGGACCGGCGCCCCGCGGATGATCAAGGCGATCGCCCAAGATTACGCCTCGATGGGGCCCCGTCGGTCGATTGCAGCGCTGATCCCGTCGTTTGCGATCGCCCAGACCGCCGTCGCGTTCGGCATTCCGGTCTCGTTCAACGAGATCATCGTCTCGGCGATCGTCGGCGCCGGCTACGCTGCCGGCCAGGCCGGCGTGTCGCGCCGGAAGATGGGGTACACCGTCCTCGCGTGGGTCGGCTCGCTCGCGCTTGCGCTCGCGCTCGGGTTCGGGATCTTCTCGGTAGCCGAACTGATCTTCGCATAG